tttgtttttcaaaatGATCCTGGCTTTGACAGAAACAGAAGACACTGTCATTAAACGTGCCCCCATCGCTTCCTCTGACAATTATAAGATGTGCCAACATACTTTCCGCACACAACTTTAGTGAATATTATGTTTACCTCTGGACCGGAATTACAAGTGTGCTAACGGGATGGTTTCGTTTCAGCAACAACATACataggccgtttctcaatccgaaggttgcagcctgcggaggtcgcatatgcaggctgtatacgtcatcaagccttgtctatttaagttaactgagcattacgttcgcaagtcataagcatattacaacagtttacagttaataatagtcaactttataataaGACAGTCATAATGACGTATGCAGATTAAAAATACGACTCCAAACACTAACAAATGCGGCCTCCGAAGGCTGCAGGCAGAAACGGCCATAAACAGGCTTTTGTGATCCGAACTACTTTTaaacttccggtagacttcgCATATAATTATTGACAAAATAGTCAACTGAGAGTAGATTATGTCTGATAACAagcaatttatataaaaaataaattacctTAGTTCACACCACATAGCTAAGCACTACTACGCTGAAATTGTGTTACTGTGACAACGCGCTTCCGAAACCACTTACGATCCTCGTTCTGGATTAAATATGAAACGCACTTTATCAAACATAGCCTACATACAATAACGTTACCCCTATATCTGTGGAAAAGCGAATGAAAATAGCAATGAGCTTGCCCCTACCACAACTAcaacatttataatataaaaattgaCATGAACTTACCATAAAATACTGCCCGCTTTGAGTGGCGTGCACCTCGCTTCAGAGGAAATGAAGTCCTCCAGAAAGTTAGACAAAAAAATGGCAGAACTTGCATCCTTACAGTAACGTAACTTAATTCGGACTTGGCAAGGAACAAATAATAGATTTATGAGACCCGAAATGAAATAAATCCGCCGTTCTAAACACTACAGAGACATTACAGCCAGCGGTGATTTCCAGAATGACGTGCCGAGGTGAGGCTGTGTTGGGCGGGTACATCAGCGCAGAGCGCCCAGTGATTGCCTGAATCTCGAAGCTTCGACATCGTtggagcacatttttaaatatacgcTATCTTCAAAAACCGATCGAAGTTTTGAACTTTACACACATACATTGTCGCCTAAAAAACTCTTAAAACTACATTTGGtaatatttaaatgataatattttGAACATTGTGAAGGCTGccttgagaaacggccagccaATGAAAGGAAAATAAACCATTTGCTGGGTCAAATTTACCCAACCATGTGTTCATTTGTAAATTACCCACTACATTTCATTTGACCCAGCATGAGCAACCCAACAGTGTGTTTAAAGTACTCCAAACAACCCAGAATTTTGACCCAGCATAAACAACCCAACAATGTGTTTAcagaaacaacccagcatttttgagAGTGTAAATGCTCTTTCTGTGTATTTATAATGCAGTTCCAAGGTGtttacttgttttatttttggtgCAGGACACAATAAGAGAGCTGGACTTCGAGCTGAAAAATGCTAAATATGACATGAACAGCCATGTCCGAGAGTACCAGGATCTTCTAAATGTGAAAGTGGCACTAGATGCTGAAATTTATTCATACAGGTGCTtctttgatttattttacagtTGTGGATTAATATACAAAATGATAAGTTAGCTGATTTAGACATTTTTGTAGAATGCCTGCAGCCAATTGGCTGATTATCAGAAGTCATTGTGTGTTTTGGGTTGGCGAGTCCATTGCAATTGCAGTGTACAAtgcaattaaatttttttttagtatttcgtttatatatttaagtaaatattgTGTTAAAGTAAAATCAGTTTAAATAAGTATAAAATACATCACTTTTACATtcactctaaattctgctgggttattttaacctaaCGCCGGACAGAACACATTGGGTTAAAAGTAACCCCGCAGCATTAAGAGCATTAATGTGGGTATTATCAGCTGCACTGCTCTCTAGATATCTGTATCAGtcattaaaaagcattactatGTATAGTTTTGTTATCAGTTTAAGTTGAGTTCATAAtaaatttggatttttttttataatttctgaatttttttttacagaaaacttTTGGAAGGTGAAGAGTCGAGGTACTCTACAATCTCAGATGCACAAATTTCAGTACCATACATTTACAGACAGTCACCCATCTATACTCTCCCTTGTGTCAAAAGACAGGGGGGAGGTCGCAAAGCAGAGCCTCAGTACAAATTTGTTGAAGAAATCATTACAGAGACAACCAGAGAAGATGTGGAGATATCAGACACTGGGTCTGACAAGAGCGGGGAGGGTGACATGCCGGAGGAGGAGACCAGTGAAAAAGATAATGAAGGTGAGGCTTCACCAGAAGATAAAGATGGAGAACCAGAAGCAGACACGGAGGACAGCAGAGGGAGCCAAAAAGTAGAGACAGAAGAAAATGAAGTCGAACCAACTGATAAAAGTGATGATGATAAAGAAGACACGGCAGGTGAAAACATGACAGGTGTTTCTGAGGTACATCAGGATATGGACACTGATTCTACACCAATTCAAGACAAGACTCCTACAaaaaacatagatgagaaacTAGAAACAAAGAGCACAAAAGATCTAAAGGATGACATGAAGGAGAAAGAAGAAATAGCACAGTCACATCTATCTGGAGAAGATGATGTAAAGACAGAAAAATTAGCTCAAGAGGTCCCAAAATTAGATATGGCAGAAGAAAATGAACTCAAACCGACTGATAAAAGTGATGATGATAAAGAAGACACGGCAGGTGAAAACATGACAGGTGTTTCTGAGGTACACCAAGATATAGACACTGACTCTAAACCAACTCAAGACAAGACTCCTACAAAAAACATAGATGACAAAATAGAAACAAAGAGCGCAAAAGATCTCAAGGATGACATGAAGGAGAAAGCAGAAATAGCACAGTCACATCTATCTGGAGAAGATGatgtaaagaaagaaaaattagCTAAAGAGGCAGAGAAAGAGGTCCCACAATTAGATCTGACAAAGGAGGTGTCAGTAGTAATACCAGAAAAATCTGATGCTATACCCAAGGACAAAACATCTCAGGAGCCACACGATCTTAAAACAAAAGCTAAAGTAAATGATAAACCCAGTGAGCAGACAGTTGAGGTTGCTTCTCAAGGACCCAAAGATGATGGACACAAAGATGCTACAGTCATATCTCAGGAGCAGCTGTCAGTAGTAATACCAGAAGAATCTAAAGCTATACCAGAGGACAAAACATCTCAAGAGCCACAGAAAGAGGTCCCAAAATTAGATCTGACAAAGGAGCTGTCAGTTGTAATACCAGAAAAATCTGATGCTATACCCAAGGACAAAACATCTCAGGAGCCACACGATCCTGAAACAACAGCTCAAGTAAATGATAAACCCAGTGAGAAGATAGTTGAGGTTGCTTCTCAAGGACCCAAAGATGATGGACACACAAATGCTACAGTCATATCTCAGGAATCTAAGACAGCAGACAAAGAGAAAGAAACAACTTCAGAGAAATCTGTAGAGATGGACACTCCCAAACTGGACCCACAACCAGCACCCAAAAATGCTGAGAATGGACAAAAGAGAACTTCTGGAGAAAAAGAGGACATGAAGGACAAGAGCATAAGTTCCCCAGAAAAGGAGATTACAGGCACTGTCAAAGTAGAAGCTGAAAAATCTGAGCGTATGGATCAAGAGGATACAAGCAAAATAACAGATGATGAGAAAGAGGTTCAATCAAAAAAGGAGGAAAAGGAACAAACACTTGAAAAATCCACCAAAAAAGAAGAGAGCAAAGCTGATGGACTAATAGACAGTGTGAAAACTGAAAAAGGAGAAAGTGTCAATTTTGAAGCATCAGAAAAAACACAAGAGGAACTTTCAAGAGTCACAGAAGAAATatcaaaatctgaaaaatcAAAGAAACAAGAGGACAGCAAAGACAGCAGCGTTGACGGTGTGAAACCAAACCAAGGAGAAACCAAGAAGGTTGATGAAACCAAAAAGGTTGATGAAACCAAGAAGGTTGATGAAACCAAGAAGGTTGATGAAACCAAGAAGGTAGATGAAACGCAGAGCAATGAAGCCCCTAAAGCCAAGGAAACTGATGCAAAGCCTGTGCAAAAAGAAACTCAGGAGAGCAAAGTGAAGACACCTGACAAAGCTGAAGCATCTCATACTGACAGTGGAAACACCAAAGATGTAAAAACTGAAGAAGCTGTGCCAAAAGAAACCAATCAGACAGAATCAGCAAAATCTGATACAACAATAAAATCAGAAGTCAAAGCTCTGGAGAAGACAGAGCAGGTGAAAGAAAGCAGCGAGGAGgacaaaataaatatcaaaagtCCTGgagaaacaaataaataagaGATGAAAAGCAGAAGCAATGACAGTGATGAATGTTAAAATAAGCAACCCTGAGGAATGTATTATGATTGCATGATTATCTTTAATTAAGCATGAAGTTTAGGAACTGCAACCTTAAATTGGGTTTTGATGCTTGTGTACACTGTAATCTACATGTACAGGAATGTGAAAATAATGAGAAATCGATTTTTTGCTACATCCCTTGCTATGATCAGtcaaatgtatgtatgtaaatcAATGCAATAACAGAATAAATATTTCAGCATATCAGTTTTGTGGCATATTGTTTTAAAGTTCTGCTAATGCATTTGCTCAAGAGATTATATCAGAGGAAATGGTTTTGAGTTTTGCAATCTAGTCGTGTCATACACCCTAAATGCTGGcctgttttaacccattgttgggtcaattATAAACTCTTTGGGGTTAACTTAACACAACGGCTAGGTTTAtgcctttttgacccaatgctgggtccacattttttaaatgtacagttaTTCATAATGCAAAAATCTTAATGAAAGGTTTCTAACAGCTTCTCATACTTGCTTGGTGGTTTTGATTTAGAACCCAGATTTTGCATTGGACATCAAGTGTGTTATCTGATGCATTACCAAACATTTTATGCCTGGATTtcttcaacccagcattggatcAAAGAGACAAACCCAGCTGACGGGCTAAATCAACCCAAAATAAGTTCATATTTGAACCAACAATGAGtacactctcaaaaataaaGGAACAAGaatgtacaaaagttgtcactggggcagtaccttaccttaaaagtacatatacacttacctaaaggattattaggaacaccataccaatactgtgtttgacccactttcaccttcagaactgccttaattctatgtggcattgattcaacaaggtgctgaaagcattctttagaaatgttggcccatattgataggatagcatcttgcagttgatggagaatTGTGGGATGCACGTCCAGGGCACGAAgttcccattccaccacatcccaaagatgctctattgggttaagatctggtgactgtgggggcgttttagtacagtgaactcattgtcatgttcaagaaaccaatttgaaatgattcgagctttgtgacatggtgcattatcctgctggaagtagccatcagaggatgggtacatggtggtcataaagggatggacatggtcagaaacaatgctcaggtaggctatggcatttaaatgatgtccAATTGGCattaaggggcctaaagtgtgccaagaaaacatcccccacaccattacaccaccatcaccagcctgcacagtggtaacaaggcatgatgggtccattttctcattctgtttacgccaaattctgactctacaatctgaatgtctcaacagaaatcgagactcatcagaccaggcaacatttttccagtcttcaactgtccaattttggtgagcttgtggaAATGTatcttctttttcttatttgtagtggagatgagtggtacccggtggggtcttctgctgttgtagcccatctgcctcaaggttgtgcgtgttgtggcttcacaaatgctttgctgcatacctcggttgtaatgagtggttatttcagtcaaagttgctcttttttcaGCTTgtatcagtcggcccattctcctctgacctctagcatcaacaaggcattttcacccacaggactgccgcatactctATGTTTTCCCCTtatcacaccattctttgtaaaccctagaaatggttgtacatgaaaatcccagtaactgagcagattgtaaaaCACTCACAAAGCCCATTCGGCACCATCAACAATGCTACGCTCaaatttctttcccattctgacattcagtttggagttcaggagattgtcttgactaggaccacacccctacatgcattgaagcaactgccatgtgattggttgattagataattgcattaatgaaaaattaaacagttgttcctaataatcctttgggTGAGTGTATGTATCAaaatgatacatattaggacattttaaaggtaCTGTGTCcacacttttgtacctttttctgagagtgtaaa
This Misgurnus anguillicaudatus chromosome 11, ASM2758022v2, whole genome shotgun sequence DNA region includes the following protein-coding sequences:
- the LOC129416281 gene encoding uncharacterized protein isoform X2, with product MYISIYKEHKSVTKRCERKRISLAMERLLHSPGRTRDEYRYQAARPSSQLLSRSAFSFGSTTQTRGNEFGHDSLDVSNVLAGGMRKTSEKELLQGLNDRFAGFIEKVHHLENHNRALEREIEIIRHTAKSSTSLSNEYESELDDLRRQAREVSLQKHQIEIKRQNLEDEFNTLRSKYDKETRDRADAEEKISVMKKCINEAYLAKQEMDRKAKALEGEIGFLQANHESEVTELMVQIQESPVTETRDFGITDVTAALRDIRVKLEGHTASDTRYIEERYRTQLGKLTKSAEVNREALMATKAEINEHRRQLQSKNIELDSVKGVREALEKQLYDLEQRHNAEIHHYQDTIRELDFELKNAKYDMNSHVREYQDLLNVKVALDAEIYSYRKLLEGEESRYSTISDAQISVPYIYRQSPIYTLPCVKRQGGGRKAEPQYKFVEEIITETTREDVEISDTGSDKSGEGDMPEEETSEKDNEGEASPEDKDGEPEADTEDSRGSQKVETEENEVEPTDKSDDDKEDTAGENMTGVSEVHQDMDTDSTPIQDKTPTKNIDEKLETKSTKDLKDDMKEKEEIAQSHLSGEDDVKTEKLAQEVPKLDMAEENELKPTDKSDDDKEDTAGENMTGVSEVHQDIDTDSKPTQDKTPTKNIDDKIETKSAKDLKDDMKEKAEIAQSHLSGEDDVKKEKLAKEAEKEVPQLDLTKEVSVVIPEKSDAIPKDKTSQEPHDLKTKAKVNDKPSEQTVEVASQGPKDDGHKDATVISQEQLSVVIPEESKAIPEDKTSQEPQKEVPKLDLTKELSVVIPEKSDAIPKDKTSQEPHDPETTAQVNDKPSEKIVEVASQGPKDDGHTNATVISQESKTADKEKETTSEKSVEMDTPKLDPQPAPKNAENGQKRTSGEKEDMKDKSISSPEKEITGTVKVEAEKSERMDQEDTSKITDDEKEVQSKKEEKEQTLEKSTKKEESKADGLIDSVKTEKGESVNFEASEKTQEELSRVTEEISKSEKSKKQEDSKDSSVDGVKPNQGETKKVDETQSNEAPKAKETDAKPVQKETQESKVKTPDKAEASHTDSGNTKDVKTEEAVPKETNQTESAKSDTTIKSEVKALEKTEQVKESSEEDKINIKSPGETNK
- the LOC129416281 gene encoding uncharacterized protein isoform X1, translating into MYISIYKEHKSVTKRCERKRISLAMERLLHSPGRTRDEYRYQAARPSSQLLSRSAFSFGSTTQTRGNEFGHDSLDVSNVLAGGMRKTSEKELLQGLNDRFAGFIEKVHHLENHNRALEREIEIIRHTAKSSTSLSNEYESELDDLRRQAREVSLQKHQIEIKRQNLEDEFNTLRSKYDKETRDRADAEEKISVMKKCINEAYLAKQEMDRKAKALEGEIGFLQANHESEVTELMVQIQESPVTETRDFGITDVTAALRDIRVKLEGHTASDTRYIEERYRTQLGKLTKSAEVNREALMATKAEINEHRRQLQSKNIELDSVKGVREALEKQLYDLEQRHNAEIHHYQDTIRELDFELKNAKYDMNSHVREYQDLLNVKVALDAEIYSYRKLLEGEESRYSTISDAQISVPYIYRQSPIYTLPCVKRQGGGRKAEPQYKFVEEIITETTREDVEISDTGSDKSGEGDMPEEETSEKDNEGEASPEDKDGEPEADTEDSRGSQKVETEENEVEPTDKSDDDKEDTAGENMTGVSEVHQDMDTDSTPIQDKTPTKNIDEKLETKSTKDLKDDMKEKEEIAQSHLSGEDDVKTEKLAQEVPKLDMAEENELKPTDKSDDDKEDTAGENMTGVSEVHQDIDTDSKPTQDKTPTKNIDDKIETKSAKDLKDDMKEKAEIAQSHLSGEDDVKKEKLAKEAEKEVPQLDLTKEVSVVIPEKSDAIPKDKTSQEPHDLKTKAKVNDKPSEQTVEVASQGPKDDGHKDATVISQEQLSVVIPEESKAIPEDKTSQEPQKEVPKLDLTKELSVVIPEKSDAIPKDKTSQEPHDPETTAQVNDKPSEKIVEVASQGPKDDGHTNATVISQESKTADKEKETTSEKSVEMDTPKLDPQPAPKNAENGQKRTSGEKEDMKDKSISSPEKEITGTVKVEAEKSERMDQEDTSKITDDEKEVQSKKEEKEQTLEKSTKKEESKADGLIDSVKTEKGESVNFEASEKTQEELSRVTEEISKSEKSKKQEDSKDSSVDGVKPNQGETKKVDETKKVDETKKVDETKKVDETKKVDETQSNEAPKAKETDAKPVQKETQESKVKTPDKAEASHTDSGNTKDVKTEEAVPKETNQTESAKSDTTIKSEVKALEKTEQVKESSEEDKINIKSPGETNK
- the LOC129416281 gene encoding uncharacterized protein isoform X3; this translates as MYISIYKEHKSVTKRCERKRISLAMERLLHSPGRTRDEYRYQAARPSSQLLSRSAFSFGSTTQTRGNEFGHDSLDVSNVLAGGMRKTSEKELLQGLNDRFAGFIEKVHHLENHNRALEREIEIIRHTAKSSTSLSNEYESELDDLRRQAREVSLQKHQIEIKRQNLEDEFNTLRSKYDKETRDRADAEEKISVMKKCINEAYLAKQEMDRKAKALEGEIGFLQANHESEVTELMVQIQESPVTETRDFGITDVTAALRDIRVKLEGHTASDTRYIEERYRTQLGKLTKSAEVNREALMATKAEINEHRRQLQSKNIELDSVKGVREALEKQLYDLEQRHNAEIHHYQDTIRELDFELKNAKYDMNSHVREYQDLLNVKVALDAEIYSYRKLLEGEESRQGGGRKAEPQYKFVEEIITETTREDVEISDTGSDKSGEGDMPEEETSEKDNEGEASPEDKDGEPEADTEDSRGSQKVETEENEVEPTDKSDDDKEDTAGENMTGVSEVHQDMDTDSTPIQDKTPTKNIDEKLETKSTKDLKDDMKEKEEIAQSHLSGEDDVKTEKLAQEVPKLDMAEENELKPTDKSDDDKEDTAGENMTGVSEVHQDIDTDSKPTQDKTPTKNIDDKIETKSAKDLKDDMKEKAEIAQSHLSGEDDVKKEKLAKEAEKEVPQLDLTKEVSVVIPEKSDAIPKDKTSQEPHDLKTKAKVNDKPSEQTVEVASQGPKDDGHKDATVISQEQLSVVIPEESKAIPEDKTSQEPQKEVPKLDLTKELSVVIPEKSDAIPKDKTSQEPHDPETTAQVNDKPSEKIVEVASQGPKDDGHTNATVISQESKTADKEKETTSEKSVEMDTPKLDPQPAPKNAENGQKRTSGEKEDMKDKSISSPEKEITGTVKVEAEKSERMDQEDTSKITDDEKEVQSKKEEKEQTLEKSTKKEESKADGLIDSVKTEKGESVNFEASEKTQEELSRVTEEISKSEKSKKQEDSKDSSVDGVKPNQGETKKVDETKKVDETKKVDETKKVDETKKVDETQSNEAPKAKETDAKPVQKETQESKVKTPDKAEASHTDSGNTKDVKTEEAVPKETNQTESAKSDTTIKSEVKALEKTEQVKESSEEDKINIKSPGETNK